From Rhodopseudomonas palustris, a single genomic window includes:
- a CDS encoding mannose-1-phosphate guanylyltransferase/mannose-6-phosphate isomerase codes for MDNRIIPLIMCGGAGTRLWPASREVRPKQFLPLFGKRSTFQETLLRVSDPALFGRPIVMTNTGYRFIVLEQLSELGIEADILLEPARRDSGPAIAAGAVLADQRDANAVVLALAADHVVRDTRSFVEACRAGKVAADEGFIVTFGVKPERPASDYGYIRPGDRITDGVFKVGTFVEKPDAATAATYVEQGYLWNSGNFMFRAASLLEEYRQHDPDSIASITEAVTGAGRDLGFVTLAPEAFGRARAISVDYAVMEKTARAAVVPVDCGWSDVGSWHAVWELSDKDDHGNAAQGMAVFEDSRNCNVTSDKALVALEGVDDLVVVATTDAILVSRQKDANGLKRLVAKLKTVAPEVTQQHLRVHRPWGSYQSLDTGDRHQVKRIVVKAGGRLSLQKHHHRSEHWIVVRGTALVTVNDLVKNVHENESIYIPIGATHRLENPGKIPLELIEVQTGSYLGEDDIIRIEDDYRRA; via the coding sequence ATGGACAACCGTATCATTCCCCTGATCATGTGCGGCGGCGCGGGGACGCGGCTTTGGCCTGCGTCGCGGGAGGTGCGTCCGAAGCAGTTCCTGCCGCTGTTCGGCAAGCGCTCGACGTTTCAGGAGACGCTGCTGCGGGTATCCGATCCTGCGCTGTTCGGTCGGCCGATCGTGATGACCAATACGGGCTATCGCTTCATCGTCCTGGAGCAGCTCAGCGAGCTGGGCATCGAGGCCGATATCCTGCTGGAGCCGGCGCGCCGGGATTCCGGCCCGGCGATCGCCGCCGGTGCGGTCCTGGCCGATCAGCGCGATGCGAATGCCGTGGTTCTGGCGCTGGCGGCGGATCATGTGGTCCGCGATACGCGCAGCTTTGTCGAGGCCTGCCGCGCCGGCAAGGTCGCCGCCGACGAGGGCTTCATCGTGACCTTCGGGGTGAAGCCGGAACGGCCCGCGAGCGACTACGGCTATATTCGCCCGGGTGACCGGATCACCGACGGCGTGTTCAAGGTCGGGACATTCGTCGAGAAGCCCGACGCGGCGACGGCCGCGACCTATGTCGAGCAAGGCTATCTGTGGAACAGCGGCAACTTCATGTTCCGCGCGGCCTCGCTGCTGGAGGAGTACCGGCAGCATGATCCCGACAGCATCGCCAGCATTACCGAGGCGGTGACGGGCGCCGGCCGCGATCTCGGCTTTGTGACGCTCGCGCCGGAGGCGTTCGGCCGGGCCAGGGCGATCTCGGTCGACTACGCGGTGATGGAAAAGACCGCACGCGCCGCCGTGGTGCCGGTCGATTGCGGCTGGTCCGATGTCGGCTCGTGGCACGCGGTGTGGGAGCTGTCCGACAAGGACGACCACGGCAATGCCGCGCAGGGCATGGCGGTGTTCGAGGACAGCCGCAATTGCAACGTGACCTCGGACAAGGCGCTGGTGGCGCTGGAGGGCGTCGACGATCTGGTGGTGGTGGCGACCACGGACGCGATCCTGGTGTCGCGCCAGAAGGATGCCAACGGCCTGAAGCGCCTGGTCGCCAAACTCAAGACGGTGGCGCCGGAAGTGACCCAGCAGCATCTGCGGGTGCATCGTCCCTGGGGCAGCTACCAGTCGCTCGACACCGGCGACCGGCATCAGGTCAAGCGCATCGTGGTGAAGGCCGGCGGCCGGCTGTCGCTGCAGAAGCATCACCACCGTTCCGAGCACTGGATCGTGGTGCGCGGCACGGCGCTGGTCACGGTCAACGATCTGGTCAAGAACGTTCACGAGAACGAGTCGATCTACATCCCGATCGGGGCGACCCATCGGCTCGAGAACCCGGGCAAGATCCCGCTGGAGCTGATCGAGGTCCAGACCGGCAGCTATCTCGGAGAAGACGACATCATTCGCATCGAGGACGACTACCGGAGGGCCTGA
- the msrA gene encoding peptide-methionine (S)-S-oxide reductase MsrA, with protein MRTSFDRLALCAAVVGALAWSTLGPSRAAEEPVVIPPPQLDAKEAGGIQTAVFAGGCFWGVQGVFQHTAGVVNALSGYAGGSKATASYPLVSTGTTSHAEAVEIKYDPKRISYGKLLQIYFSVAHDPTQLDRQGPDVGPQYRSAIFATSDEQKKVAEAYIAQLDAAKVFGSPIATKVGPLDGFYAAETYHQDYLTLHPNQPYIVYNDLPKIEALKKLFPTEYLDKPTLVSSVKATN; from the coding sequence ATGCGCACTTCATTTGATCGTCTTGCTCTCTGCGCCGCCGTCGTGGGGGCGCTGGCGTGGTCCACGCTCGGACCGTCTCGGGCCGCCGAAGAGCCGGTGGTGATTCCGCCGCCGCAGCTCGATGCCAAAGAGGCCGGCGGGATTCAGACCGCTGTATTCGCCGGCGGTTGTTTCTGGGGCGTGCAGGGCGTGTTCCAGCATACGGCCGGCGTGGTGAACGCGTTGTCCGGGTATGCGGGCGGCAGCAAGGCGACTGCAAGCTATCCGCTGGTGTCGACCGGGACCACCAGCCACGCCGAGGCGGTCGAGATCAAATACGACCCGAAGCGTATCTCCTACGGCAAACTGCTGCAGATCTACTTCTCTGTCGCGCACGATCCGACCCAGCTCGACCGCCAGGGCCCGGATGTCGGGCCGCAGTATCGGTCGGCGATCTTCGCCACCAGCGACGAGCAGAAGAAGGTCGCCGAGGCCTATATCGCGCAGCTCGACGCCGCCAAAGTGTTCGGCTCGCCGATCGCCACCAAGGTCGGTCCGCTCGACGGCTTCTATGCGGCGGAGACCTATCACCAAGACTACCTGACGCTGCACCCCAATCAGCCCTATATTGTCTACAACGACCTGCCCAAGATCGAGGCCCTGAAGAAGCTGTTTCCGACGGAGTATCTCGACAAGCCGACGCTGGTGAGCAGCGTCAAGGCCACCAACTGA
- the trxB gene encoding thioredoxin-disulfide reductase yields the protein MSSPVQAKVVIIGSGPAGYTAAIYASRAMLEPILIQGMQPGGQLTITTDVENYPGFADVIQGPWLMEQMEKQALHVGTQIKTDLVVHLDLSQRPFRLTCDSGDVYLADTLILATGAQARWLGIPSEQTYKGFGVSACATCDGFFYRGKDVVVVGGGNTAVEEALFLTNFAASVTVVHRRDHFRAERILQDRLFKHPKINVIWDVAVEEICGAENPTKVTHVRLKNVRSGATSEIKADGVFIAIGHAPATELFKDQVKLKPSGYVEVAANSTATSVPGVFAAGDVADETYRQAVTAAGMGCMAALEAERFLALRAGDRQAAE from the coding sequence ATGTCGAGTCCGGTTCAAGCCAAGGTCGTCATCATCGGATCAGGGCCGGCTGGCTACACCGCCGCGATCTACGCCTCCCGCGCGATGCTGGAGCCGATCCTGATCCAGGGCATGCAGCCCGGCGGCCAGCTCACCATCACCACCGATGTCGAGAATTACCCAGGCTTCGCCGATGTGATCCAAGGCCCGTGGCTGATGGAGCAGATGGAGAAGCAGGCGCTCCATGTCGGCACCCAGATCAAGACCGACCTTGTGGTCCATCTGGATCTCAGCCAGCGGCCGTTCCGACTGACTTGCGACAGTGGCGACGTCTATCTCGCCGATACCCTGATTCTCGCCACCGGCGCCCAGGCTCGCTGGCTCGGCATACCGTCCGAGCAGACCTACAAGGGCTTCGGCGTTTCGGCCTGCGCGACGTGTGACGGCTTCTTCTATCGCGGCAAGGATGTCGTGGTGGTCGGCGGCGGCAACACCGCGGTCGAGGAAGCGCTGTTCCTGACCAACTTCGCCGCCAGCGTCACGGTCGTGCACCGGCGCGACCATTTCCGGGCCGAGCGAATCCTGCAGGACCGGCTGTTCAAGCATCCGAAGATCAACGTGATCTGGGACGTCGCGGTAGAGGAAATCTGCGGCGCCGAGAACCCGACCAAGGTCACCCACGTCCGGCTGAAGAACGTCAGGAGCGGTGCGACTAGCGAGATCAAGGCCGACGGCGTGTTCATCGCGATCGGCCACGCCCCGGCGACCGAACTGTTCAAGGACCAGGTCAAGCTGAAACCGTCGGGCTATGTCGAGGTGGCGGCGAATTCGACCGCAACCTCGGTGCCCGGCGTGTTCGCCGCCGGGGACGTCGCGGACGAGACCTACCGGCAGGCGGTCACCGCCGCCGGAATGGGCTGCATGGCGGCTCTCGAAGCCGAACGCTTCCTGGCGCTGCGCGCCGGCGACCGCCAGGCGGCGGAGTGA
- the greA gene encoding transcription elongation factor GreA, translating into MVEKIPMTASGYAALSDELKHRQSVDRPRIIEHIAEARSHGDLSENAEYHAAKEEQSHNEGRINELEDKLARADIIDVSKLSGDTVKFGATVTLIDEDTEKKAVWQIVGEAEADAKKGKISITSPLARALIGKKAGSSVEVVAPGGAKAYEIEKVEWR; encoded by the coding sequence ATGGTCGAAAAGATACCGATGACTGCGAGCGGGTACGCCGCACTTTCGGACGAGTTGAAGCATCGCCAGTCGGTGGATCGTCCGCGCATCATCGAGCACATCGCCGAAGCGCGCTCCCATGGCGACCTCTCGGAAAACGCCGAGTACCACGCCGCCAAGGAAGAGCAGTCCCACAACGAAGGCCGGATCAACGAACTCGAGGACAAGCTGGCGCGCGCGGACATCATCGACGTCAGCAAGCTGTCTGGCGACACTGTCAAGTTCGGCGCGACCGTCACCCTGATCGACGAGGACACCGAGAAGAAGGCGGTGTGGCAGATCGTCGGTGAGGCCGAAGCCGACGCCAAGAAGGGCAAGATCTCGATCACCTCGCCGCTGGCGCGGGCGCTGATCGGCAAGAAAGCCGGCTCCTCGGTCGAGGTCGTCGCCCCCGGCGGCGCAAAGGCCTACGAGATCGAAAAGGTCGAATGGCGCTGA
- a CDS encoding Lrp/AsnC family transcriptional regulator — protein MTKSLDQIDLKILQEIQDDGRITNVELAKRVGISPPPCLRRVRTLEEEGYILGYRGLLDPAHLGFDVTVFASVHLSSQAEADLRGFEEFVRNEPLVRECWMLSGEVDFILKCVAPDMATFQNFVAHLTAAPHVRNVRTSLVLRNSKYAAAVPLELKAATP, from the coding sequence GTGACCAAGAGCCTCGACCAGATCGATCTCAAGATCCTGCAGGAAATCCAGGACGACGGCCGAATCACCAATGTCGAATTGGCCAAACGGGTCGGCATCTCGCCGCCGCCCTGTCTGCGGCGGGTGCGGACGCTGGAGGAGGAGGGCTACATCCTCGGCTATCGCGGCCTGCTCGATCCGGCCCATCTCGGTTTCGACGTGACGGTGTTCGCCTCGGTGCACCTGTCGAGCCAGGCAGAGGCCGACCTGCGCGGCTTCGAGGAATTCGTCCGCAACGAGCCGTTGGTTCGCGAGTGCTGGATGCTATCGGGTGAGGTCGACTTCATCCTGAAATGCGTCGCGCCCGATATGGCGACGTTTCAAAATTTCGTCGCCCATCTCACGGCGGCGCCGCACGTCCGCAACGTCCGCACCTCGCTGGTGCTGCGCAATTCGAAATACGCCGCGGCAGTGCCGCTGGAGCTGAAAGCGGCGACGCCCTGA
- the carB gene encoding carbamoyl-phosphate synthase large subunit, with product MPKRTDISTILIIGAGPIVIGQACEFDYSGTQAVKALKQEGYRVVLVNSNPATIMTDPELADATYIEPITPEIVAKIIEKERYVIPGGFALLPTMGGQTALNCALSLRKLGTLEKFDVEMIGATADAIDKAEDRERFREAMTKIGLETPNSRQVKSLPDALRALDEIGFPALIRPSFTMGGTGGGIAYTKAEFIEIVERGIDASPTNEVLIEESILGWKEYEMEVVRDKHDNCIIICSIENLDPMGVHTGDSITVAPALTLTDKEYQIMRDASLAVLREIGVETGGSNVQFAVNPADGRLVVIEMNPRVSRSSALASKATGFPIAKVAAKLAVGYTLDEIANDITGGATPASFEPTIDYVVTKIPRFAFEKFPGASPTLTTAMKSVGEVMAIGRTFQESLQKALRGLESGLTGLDEIEIEGLGRGDDKNAIRAALGTPTPSRLLQVAQAMRLGWSDEEIFNSCKIDPWFLAQLRGIVDMEARVRDAGLPDHAFGMRTLKAMGFSDARLAVLADTTEAEVKAKRRALGVRPVFKRIDTCAAEFASPTAYMYSTYEAPFAGPASDESRPSDKEKVIILGGGPNRIGQGIEFDYCCCHACFALHDAGYESIMVNCNPETVSTDYDTADRLYFEPLTAEDVLEIIDTERSNGTLRGVIVQFGGQTPLKLARALEAADVPILGTSPDAIDLAEDRDRFKRILDKLRLKQPKNGIAYSVEQARLVAAELGLPLVVRPSYVLGGRAMQIIREDNQLSDYLLGTLPELVPGDVKARYPNDKTGQINTVLGTNPLLFDRYLSDATEVDVDCLSDGKDTFIVGIMEHIEEAGIHSGDSACSLPPHSLDANTIAELERQTRELALGLDVVGLMNVQYAIKDGEIYVLEVNPRASRTVPFVAKVIGMPVAKLAARIMAGEKIADLGLKKRSLDHVGVKESVFPFARFPGIDTVLGPEMRSTGEVMGLDRSFEIAFAKSQLGGGTRVPRKGTVFVSVRENDKARILDAVKLLHSVGFKVIATSGTQRYLSDHGVPAEKINKVLEGRPHIVDAIMNGEVQLVFNTTEGPQALADSRSLRRAALLHKVPYYTTLSGAVAAAKGIRAYLDGDLEVRTLQSYFSES from the coding sequence ATGCCCAAACGAACCGACATCTCCACCATCCTCATCATCGGGGCCGGTCCTATCGTGATCGGCCAGGCCTGCGAATTCGACTATTCCGGCACGCAGGCGGTCAAGGCGCTGAAGCAGGAGGGCTATCGGGTCGTCCTGGTCAACTCCAATCCGGCGACGATCATGACCGATCCGGAGCTGGCGGATGCGACCTATATCGAGCCGATCACCCCCGAGATCGTCGCCAAGATCATCGAGAAGGAGCGCTACGTCATCCCCGGCGGCTTCGCGCTGCTGCCGACGATGGGCGGCCAGACCGCGCTGAACTGCGCGCTGTCCTTGCGCAAGCTCGGGACGCTGGAAAAATTCGACGTCGAGATGATCGGCGCCACCGCCGACGCCATCGACAAGGCCGAGGACCGCGAGCGGTTCCGCGAGGCGATGACCAAGATCGGCCTGGAGACCCCGAACTCGCGCCAGGTCAAGAGCCTGCCCGATGCGCTGCGTGCGCTCGACGAGATCGGCTTCCCGGCGCTGATCCGGCCGTCGTTCACGATGGGCGGCACCGGCGGCGGCATCGCCTATACCAAGGCCGAATTCATCGAGATCGTCGAGCGCGGCATCGACGCCTCCCCGACCAACGAGGTGCTGATCGAAGAATCGATCCTCGGCTGGAAGGAGTATGAGATGGAGGTCGTGCGCGACAAGCACGACAACTGCATCATCATTTGCTCGATCGAGAACCTCGATCCGATGGGGGTGCACACCGGCGATTCGATCACCGTGGCGCCGGCGCTGACGCTGACCGATAAGGAATACCAGATCATGCGCGACGCCTCGCTGGCGGTGCTGCGCGAGATCGGGGTGGAGACCGGCGGTTCCAACGTGCAGTTCGCGGTCAATCCGGCCGACGGCCGGCTGGTCGTGATCGAAATGAACCCGCGGGTGTCGCGCTCCTCCGCGCTGGCGTCGAAGGCGACCGGCTTCCCGATCGCCAAGGTCGCCGCCAAGCTGGCTGTCGGCTACACGCTGGACGAAATCGCCAACGACATCACCGGCGGCGCCACGCCGGCTTCGTTCGAGCCGACGATCGACTACGTCGTCACCAAAATCCCGCGTTTCGCCTTCGAGAAATTCCCCGGCGCGTCACCCACGCTGACCACCGCAATGAAATCGGTCGGCGAGGTGATGGCGATCGGCCGCACCTTCCAGGAGAGCCTGCAAAAGGCGCTGCGCGGCCTCGAAAGCGGCCTCACCGGCCTGGACGAGATCGAGATCGAAGGTCTCGGCCGCGGCGACGACAAGAATGCGATCCGCGCAGCGCTCGGCACCCCGACGCCGAGCCGGCTGCTGCAGGTCGCGCAGGCGATGCGGCTCGGCTGGTCGGACGAGGAGATCTTCAACTCCTGCAAGATCGATCCATGGTTCCTGGCGCAGCTTCGCGGCATCGTCGACATGGAAGCCCGGGTCCGCGACGCTGGCCTGCCGGACCATGCCTTCGGCATGCGCACCCTGAAGGCGATGGGCTTCTCCGACGCCCGCCTCGCCGTTCTCGCCGACACCACCGAGGCGGAGGTCAAGGCCAAGCGCCGCGCGCTAGGCGTCCGCCCCGTCTTCAAGCGGATCGACACCTGCGCGGCCGAGTTCGCCTCGCCGACCGCCTATATGTATTCGACCTACGAGGCGCCGTTCGCCGGCCCCGCGTCGGACGAAAGCCGGCCGTCGGACAAGGAGAAGGTGATCATTCTCGGCGGCGGTCCCAACCGGATCGGCCAGGGCATCGAGTTCGACTATTGCTGCTGCCACGCGTGCTTTGCGCTGCACGACGCTGGCTATGAATCGATCATGGTCAACTGCAACCCGGAGACCGTGTCGACCGACTACGACACCGCGGACCGGCTGTACTTCGAGCCCCTGACCGCCGAGGACGTACTCGAGATCATCGACACCGAACGCTCCAACGGCACGCTGCGCGGCGTGATCGTGCAGTTCGGCGGCCAGACGCCGCTGAAGCTGGCGCGGGCGCTGGAAGCTGCCGACGTGCCGATCCTCGGCACTTCGCCGGACGCGATCGACCTCGCCGAGGACCGCGACCGCTTCAAACGCATCCTCGACAAGCTGCGGCTCAAGCAGCCGAAGAACGGCATCGCCTATTCGGTGGAGCAGGCGCGGCTGGTTGCAGCCGAGCTCGGCCTGCCGCTGGTGGTGCGTCCGTCTTATGTGCTCGGCGGCCGCGCGATGCAGATCATCCGTGAAGACAACCAGCTCAGCGACTACCTGCTCGGCACTCTGCCGGAGCTGGTGCCGGGCGACGTCAAAGCTCGCTATCCGAACGACAAGACCGGGCAGATCAACACCGTGCTCGGCACTAATCCGCTGCTGTTCGACCGCTATCTGTCGGACGCTACGGAAGTGGACGTGGATTGCCTGTCCGACGGCAAGGACACCTTCATCGTCGGCATCATGGAGCACATCGAAGAGGCCGGCATTCACTCCGGCGACTCGGCCTGCTCGTTGCCGCCGCATTCGCTCGATGCCAACACCATCGCCGAGCTGGAGCGACAGACTCGCGAACTGGCTCTCGGCCTCGATGTCGTCGGTCTGATGAACGTGCAATACGCCATCAAGGACGGCGAGATCTACGTGCTCGAAGTCAATCCGCGCGCCTCGCGCACGGTGCCGTTCGTCGCCAAGGTGATCGGCATGCCGGTCGCCAAGCTGGCGGCGCGAATCATGGCCGGCGAGAAGATCGCCGATCTGGGCCTGAAGAAGCGCAGCCTCGACCATGTCGGCGTCAAGGAATCGGTGTTCCCGTTCGCCCGCTTCCCCGGCATCGACACCGTGCTCGGCCCGGAGATGCGCTCGACCGGCGAGGTGATGGGCCTCGATCGGTCGTTCGAGATCGCCTTCGCCAAAAGCCAGCTCGGCGGCGGCACCCGTGTGCCGCGAAAGGGGACCGTGTTCGTGTCGGTCCGCGAGAACGACAAGGCGCGAATCCTCGACGCCGTTAAGCTCTTGCACTCGGTCGGCTTCAAGGTAATCGCTACCTCCGGCACCCAGCGCTATCTGTCGGACCACGGCGTGCCGGCGGAAAAGATCAACAAGGTGCTGGAAGGCCGTCCGCACATCGTCGACGCCATCATGAACGGCGAAGTGCAGTTGGTGTTCAACACCACCGAGGGCCCGCAGGCGCTGGCCGACAGCCGGTCGCTGCGGCGCGCTGCCCTCTTGCATAAAGTTCCCTATTACACCACTCTTTCGGGAGCGGTCGCCGCCGCAAAGGGCATCCGGGCCTATTTGGATGGGGATCTTGAGGTCCGGACCCTGCAGAGCTACTTTTCCGAAAGCTGA
- a CDS encoding DoxX family protein, whose product MNQSFARWQPLALSLLRFITGLLLFQYGVAKLFKYPPVPMFAKVELFSLHGAAGSLELILGALLMLGLFTRPVAFILSGEMAFAYFLGHVFKGATPVWLPLLNGGTLAIALCFACLYLATAGGGPVSLDRVLRRDR is encoded by the coding sequence ATGAATCAGTCGTTTGCGCGCTGGCAACCGCTCGCCTTGAGCCTGCTCCGCTTCATCACCGGCTTGCTGCTGTTTCAGTACGGCGTTGCCAAACTGTTCAAGTACCCCCCGGTGCCGATGTTCGCCAAGGTCGAGCTGTTCTCGCTGCACGGCGCGGCCGGAAGCCTGGAATTGATTCTCGGCGCGCTGCTGATGCTCGGCCTTTTCACCCGCCCGGTGGCGTTCATCCTGTCGGGCGAGATGGCGTTCGCTTATTTCCTCGGCCACGTCTTCAAGGGTGCGACACCGGTGTGGCTCCCGCTGCTCAATGGAGGCACCCTGGCGATCGCACTGTGTTTTGCCTGCCTGTATCTGGCGACGGCGGGCGGCGGCCCGGTCAGCCTCGACCGCGTGCTGCGGCGCGATCGCTGA
- the msrB gene encoding peptide-methionine (R)-S-oxide reductase MsrB, whose translation MSDTKTSPGKIEKSEAEWRKELTPMQYAVLREKATERPYTGEYEYETRPGTYVCAGCGQTLFESDAKFDSGCGWPSFTTPAQAEAIDEERDVSHGMIRTEVLCSRCSGHLGHVFPDGPGPTGLRYCINSAALKLQPK comes from the coding sequence ATGTCCGACACCAAGACCTCTCCCGGCAAGATCGAGAAGAGTGAGGCCGAGTGGCGCAAGGAACTGACGCCGATGCAGTACGCCGTGCTGCGCGAGAAGGCGACCGAGCGGCCGTACACCGGCGAGTATGAATACGAGACCCGGCCCGGCACCTATGTGTGCGCCGGCTGCGGTCAGACGCTGTTCGAGTCCGATGCCAAGTTCGATTCCGGCTGCGGCTGGCCGAGCTTCACGACGCCGGCGCAGGCCGAGGCGATCGACGAAGAACGTGACGTCAGCCACGGCATGATCCGCACCGAGGTGCTGTGCTCGCGCTGCAGCGGCCATCTCGGTCATGTATTTCCCGACGGCCCTGGGCCGACCGGTCTGCGCTACTGCATCAACTCGGCGGCGCTCAAGCTCCAGCCGAAATAG
- a CDS encoding phosphomannomutase/phosphoglucomutase, giving the protein MFPTPQPLLTANTYAYESEPMVKPTGFREYDARWLFGQEINLMGVQALGMGLGTLIAELGRPQEIVTGHDFRGYSASIKYALIAGLMASGCKVHDIGLAVTPMAYYAQFDLDVPCVAMVTASHNDNGWTGVKMGANRPLTFGPDEMNRLKQIVLGAAFKTGSGSYVFHPNYPARYIADLTKHARLKRKLKVVVACGNGTAGAFAPQVMEAIGCEVIPLDTELDHTFPKYNPNPEDMEMLHAIRDAVLQHNADLGLGFDGDGDRCGVVDDTGEEIFADKVGVMLARDMSAIHPNARFVVDVKSTGLFATDPVLQRQGARTEYWKTGHSYMKRRTNESNALAGFEKSGHFFFNAPLGRGYDDGLVSAIAICEMLDRAPGKSMSQLKDALPKTWSSPTMSPHCADEVKYRVIDEVVKHFEAAQANGDLVAGQKIRDLVTVNGVRVTCADGSWGLVRASSNKPELVVVVESPVSEQRMHDMFEAVNLVLRQHPEVGAYNQTI; this is encoded by the coding sequence ATGTTTCCGACGCCGCAGCCGCTTCTGACGGCCAATACCTACGCCTACGAATCCGAGCCGATGGTCAAGCCCACCGGCTTCCGCGAATACGACGCGCGCTGGCTGTTCGGCCAGGAGATCAACCTGATGGGCGTTCAGGCGCTCGGCATGGGGCTCGGCACGCTGATCGCCGAGCTCGGCCGGCCGCAGGAGATCGTCACCGGGCACGACTTCCGCGGCTATTCGGCGTCGATCAAATACGCGCTGATCGCCGGGCTGATGGCGTCGGGCTGCAAGGTGCACGACATCGGGCTGGCGGTGACGCCGATGGCGTATTACGCGCAGTTCGATCTCGACGTGCCGTGCGTCGCGATGGTCACCGCCTCGCACAACGACAACGGCTGGACCGGCGTCAAGATGGGCGCCAACCGGCCGCTGACCTTCGGCCCCGACGAGATGAACCGGCTGAAGCAGATCGTGCTCGGCGCGGCGTTCAAGACCGGCAGCGGCTCCTACGTCTTTCACCCGAACTATCCGGCGCGCTACATCGCCGACCTGACCAAACACGCCAGGCTGAAGCGCAAGCTCAAGGTGGTGGTCGCCTGCGGCAACGGCACCGCCGGCGCGTTCGCGCCGCAGGTGATGGAAGCGATCGGCTGCGAGGTGATCCCGCTCGACACCGAACTCGACCACACCTTCCCGAAGTACAATCCGAACCCCGAAGACATGGAGATGCTGCACGCGATCCGCGACGCGGTGCTGCAGCACAACGCCGATCTCGGCCTCGGCTTCGACGGCGACGGCGACCGCTGCGGCGTGGTCGACGACACCGGCGAGGAGATCTTCGCCGACAAGGTCGGGGTGATGCTGGCGCGCGACATGTCGGCGATCCACCCCAACGCGCGCTTCGTGGTCGACGTCAAATCCACCGGCCTGTTCGCCACCGATCCGGTGCTGCAACGGCAGGGCGCCAGGACCGAATATTGGAAGACCGGCCACTCCTACATGAAGCGCCGCACCAACGAGAGCAACGCGCTCGCCGGCTTCGAAAAATCCGGCCACTTCTTCTTCAACGCGCCGCTCGGCCGCGGCTATGACGACGGCCTCGTCTCGGCGATCGCGATCTGCGAGATGCTGGACCGCGCGCCGGGCAAGTCGATGTCGCAGCTCAAGGACGCGCTGCCGAAGACCTGGTCGTCGCCGACGATGTCGCCGCATTGCGCCGACGAGGTGAAGTATCGGGTGATCGACGAGGTCGTGAAGCACTTCGAAGCCGCACAGGCGAACGGCGATCTCGTCGCCGGGCAGAAGATCCGCGATCTCGTCACCGTCAACGGCGTCCGGGTCACCTGCGCCGATGGAAGCTGGGGGCTGGTGCGGGCATCCTCGAACAAGCCCGAGCTGGTGGTGGTGGTCGAAAGCCCGGTGTCCGAGCAGCGGATGCACGACATGTTCGAAGCCGTGAACCTCGTGCTGCGCCAGCATCCCGAAGTCGGCGCGTACAATCAGACGATCTGA
- a CDS encoding LysR family transcriptional regulator: MARYRDGFTDMDWDKLKVFHAAAEAGSFTHAGEQLGLSQSAVSRQVSALEQELSVSLFHRHARGLILTEQGDLLFRTAHDVFMQLQAARAKLTDSRERPSGDLKVTTTPGLGIHWLVPRLGEFTALYPEIRISLIVTDEELDLSMREADVAIRTRKPTQPDLIQRKLFSIGFHAYCSPEYIKNFGTPRTLEELDDHRLIMLSDSQVPPHLQNRSWLIEAGRNGVGPREPYFKVNNILGLVRACQQGLGIAALPDYLIEDTNRLVQLFGEEDSIQLDTYFVYPEELKTVARVQVFRDFVVNKAQRWPG, encoded by the coding sequence ATGGCGCGATACCGTGACGGGTTCACCGATATGGACTGGGACAAGCTGAAGGTCTTCCACGCCGCTGCCGAAGCGGGAAGTTTCACCCATGCCGGCGAGCAGCTCGGGCTGTCGCAGTCCGCGGTGTCGCGGCAGGTCAGCGCGCTGGAGCAGGAGCTCTCGGTCTCGCTGTTCCACCGGCATGCCCGCGGCCTGATCCTCACCGAACAGGGCGACCTGCTGTTCCGCACGGCGCACGACGTGTTCATGCAGTTGCAGGCCGCACGCGCCAAACTCACCGACAGCCGCGAGCGGCCGAGCGGCGACCTGAAGGTCACCACCACACCGGGCCTCGGCATTCACTGGCTGGTGCCGCGGCTCGGCGAATTCACCGCGCTGTATCCGGAAATCCGGATTTCGCTGATCGTGACCGACGAAGAGCTCGACCTGTCGATGCGGGAAGCAGACGTCGCGATCCGCACCCGCAAGCCGACCCAGCCCGACCTGATCCAGCGCAAGCTGTTCTCGATCGGCTTTCACGCCTACTGCTCGCCGGAATACATCAAGAATTTCGGCACGCCGCGAACGCTGGAAGAGCTCGACGATCATCGGCTGATCATGCTCAGCGACAGTCAGGTGCCGCCGCATCTTCAGAACCGGAGCTGGCTGATCGAGGCAGGCCGCAACGGCGTTGGTCCGCGCGAGCCTTACTTCAAGGTCAACAATATCCTCGGACTGGTGCGTGCCTGCCAGCAGGGCCTCGGCATCGCCGCGCTGCCGGACTATTTGATCGAGGACACCAACCGTCTGGTGCAGTTGTTCGGCGAAGAGGACTCGATCCAGCTCGATACCTACTTCGTTTATCCGGAGGAGCTGAAGACGGTGGCGCGCGTGCAGGTGTTCCGCGATTTCGTCGTCAACAAGGCGCAGCGCTGGCCGGGCTGA